The Candidatus Dormiibacterota bacterium genome segment TATGGCGGAGGTCGTCCTCCAGGCTGGCCGACTCGGTGTGCCCCTCCGGGTAGCAGGCGCCGCCGACGCAGAAGTCGTACTCGCGGCGGATCATCGCGGCCAGCTCGCTGCCGTGGTCCAGACCGCCCTCGACGGAGCGGAAGCCGGTCTCGCCCTTCGGCGGGTCGCCGCGCAGCGCCAGCACGTTGTCGATCCCGGCGTCGCGGAGCGAGCGGAGGGTGGCGTGGAGCTCGCCGGCGGTGGCGCCGGCACAGGTGTAGTGGGCCATCGGCTCGATGCCGGTGGAGGCGCGGATGCGGGTGACCAGCTCCAGGGTGCGGGCCCGGGAGTGGTTGCGGCAGGTGACCGAGACGAACGACGGCTCGAGCTCGCGGAGCTCGCCGATGGTGCGGAAGAGCGTCTCGGTGCCCGCCGTCGTGTCCGGCGGGAAGAACTCGAAGGAGAAGACCGGCCGCCGCGTGGCCAGCATCTCGGTGATGCGCATGGCCCGCTATCCTGCCCGATTCCCGCCCGCCGCAGCCTCGCCGTCCCGCCGTGCTACCTTCCGGCGCCATGCTCGCTGCGTATCTCGCCCGCACCGGCGGGGACGACCCGCTCGCCAATCTCGAGGTCGGTGACCTCCCCACCCCCGAGCCCCGCCCCGGCTGGGCGCTGCTGAAGGTGGAGGCCGCGTCCCTCAACCACCACGACCTGTGGCTGCTCCGGGGCATCTCCGCCAGCCCCATCGAGCCTCCCCAGGTGCTCGGCACCGACGCCGCCGGCACGGTGGCCGCCTACGGCCCCGACCCCCCCGAGGGGGCGCCCGAGGTGGGCTCGCCGGTGCTGCTCCACGCGGTGATCAGCTGCGGCGTCTGCCCCGCGTGCCGCCGCGGCGAGGAGCTCTTCTGCCGCCGGATGGCGCTCTTCAGCGACCGTCCCTACGACGGCACCCTCGCCGAGTACGTCGCGGTGCCGGCCGCCAACCTGGTGCCCCGTCCCCCCGAGATCGACGCCGCCGAGGCCGCCTGCCTGCCCACCGCCTACCTCACCGCCTACCGGATG includes the following:
- the metF gene encoding methylenetetrahydrofolate reductase [NAD(P)H], producing MRITEMLATRRPVFSFEFFPPDTTAGTETLFRTIGELRELEPSFVSVTCRNHSRARTLELVTRIRASTGIEPMAHYTCAGATAGELHATLRSLRDAGIDNVLALRGDPPKGETGFRSVEGGLDHGSELAAMIRREYDFCVGGACYPEGHTESASLEDDLRHTVHKVESGVDFLITQLFFDNTAYVDFSTRARAAGITVPIVPGIMPITSVRQLSRFEGSLFGARVPARLREALLRRSDDADAVVQLGVAWATLQCAELLAGGAPGIHFYTLNRSPATRAILSALQAARPWERPR